A region from the Curtobacterium sp. MCBA15_012 genome encodes:
- a CDS encoding cytochrome c biogenesis protein ResB, protein MRPSDHVDSAAPTGGDDAGDAGVTQPKLGFTGYVRFFWRQLTSMRTALFLLMLLALAAIPGSLVPQRTADPNGVVQYKADHPQLFPVLDTLQVFDTYTSVWFSAIYLLLFVSLIGCIVPRTRHHWQALRTRPPRTPARLGRLAGHRSVPVDATTVTGAASTATGANAATGANAATSTATGAPATSTTDAGGTTDAATGLPSVDHAITRAAALLKRSGYRVERFGDSVSAERGYLRETGNLVFHTALVGVLVAVGLGGGFSYTGQRLLVEGQTFSNVLGSYDSFNPGRWFTQSDLQGYNLTLDKFTTTYEERNLDALGQPLDYTAEVTAREKGGQERTERLGVNAPLSVGGTNVYLLGNGYAMQVTVRDGDGNVAFKDVVPFLPEDSNYTSTGVIKVPDAKPSQLGMVGFFYPTASKLGSGAFASAYPDAQNPMLTLQVYRGDLGLDSGVPQSVYSLDTSGLEQIAGRQSKTASIELKPGQTQQLPDGTGSITFDGVKRYVSLDVHHDPSQAWVAGFAALAVLGLLTSLFVPRRRVWVKAVPRRGAEHGEYDLEYAGLARGEDPNLERAVADIARRHLSDLGVRIPA, encoded by the coding sequence ATGCGGCCGTCCGACCACGTCGACAGCGCGGCCCCGACGGGCGGCGACGACGCCGGCGACGCCGGGGTGACCCAGCCGAAGCTGGGCTTCACCGGCTACGTCCGGTTCTTCTGGCGCCAGCTGACGAGCATGCGCACGGCGCTCTTCCTGCTCATGCTGCTCGCCCTCGCGGCGATCCCGGGCTCCCTCGTCCCGCAGCGCACGGCCGACCCGAACGGCGTCGTGCAGTACAAGGCCGACCACCCGCAGCTGTTCCCGGTGCTCGACACCCTCCAGGTCTTCGACACGTACACCTCGGTGTGGTTCTCGGCGATCTACCTGCTGCTCTTCGTGTCGCTCATCGGCTGCATCGTGCCGCGCACCCGGCACCACTGGCAGGCGCTCCGCACGCGCCCGCCGCGGACCCCGGCCCGCCTCGGTCGGCTCGCCGGCCACCGGTCGGTGCCCGTCGACGCGACGACCGTCACCGGCGCGGCCAGCACCGCGACCGGCGCGAACGCGGCGACCGGCGCGAACGCGGCGACCAGCACCGCCACCGGCGCACCCGCGACCAGCACGACGGACGCGGGCGGCACGACGGACGCGGCCACGGGCCTCCCGTCCGTCGACCACGCGATCACGCGCGCCGCGGCGCTCCTCAAGCGGTCCGGGTACCGCGTCGAGCGCTTCGGCGACTCGGTCAGCGCGGAGCGTGGCTACCTGCGCGAGACCGGCAACCTCGTCTTCCACACCGCGCTCGTCGGCGTGCTCGTCGCGGTCGGCCTCGGCGGCGGGTTCAGCTACACCGGGCAGCGCCTGCTCGTCGAGGGGCAGACCTTCTCGAACGTGCTCGGCTCGTACGACTCGTTCAACCCAGGACGCTGGTTCACCCAGTCCGACCTGCAGGGCTACAACCTGACGCTCGACAAGTTCACGACGACGTACGAGGAGCGCAACCTCGACGCCCTCGGACAGCCGCTCGACTACACGGCCGAGGTGACCGCCCGCGAGAAGGGCGGCCAGGAGCGTACCGAGCGACTCGGCGTCAACGCGCCGCTGTCCGTCGGCGGGACGAACGTGTACCTGCTCGGCAACGGCTACGCGATGCAGGTCACCGTCCGCGACGGGGACGGCAACGTGGCGTTCAAGGACGTCGTGCCGTTCCTGCCCGAGGACTCGAACTACACCTCGACCGGCGTCATCAAGGTGCCGGACGCGAAGCCGTCGCAGCTCGGCATGGTCGGGTTCTTCTACCCGACGGCCTCGAAGCTCGGGTCGGGTGCGTTCGCGAGCGCCTACCCGGACGCGCAGAACCCGATGCTGACGCTGCAGGTGTACCGCGGCGACCTCGGGCTCGACAGCGGCGTGCCGCAGAGCGTCTACTCGCTCGACACGAGCGGGCTCGAGCAGATCGCCGGTCGGCAGTCGAAGACCGCGAGCATCGAGCTCAAGCCCGGTCAGACACAGCAGCTGCCGGACGGCACCGGGTCGATCACGTTCGACGGGGTCAAGCGGTACGTCTCCCTCGACGTGCACCACGACCCGTCGCAGGCCTGGGTCGCGGGCTTCGCGGCCCTGGCGGTGCTCGGCCTCCTCACCTCGCTGTTCGTCCCGCGCCGCCGCGTGTGGGTCAAGGCGGTGCCGCGCCGCGGTGCCGAGCACGGCGAGTACGACCTCGAGTACGCGGGCCTGGCCCGTGGCGAGGACCCCAACCTCGAGCGCGCGGTCGCGGACATCGCCCGGCGCCACCTGTCGGACCTCGGAGTTAGGATCCCTGCGTGA
- a CDS encoding o-succinylbenzoate synthase → MLPDLADLTADAHVVALPMRVRFRGITTREALVLRGPAGWTEFSPFVEYDDAEAAAWLRATVDFGWTEHEPAAGTVPVNATVPAVSPDQVPDLVARYPGCTTAKVKVAEPGTTLEDDVARVAAVRRVMGPDAAVRVDANGLWSVEQAVAAVEALAPYDLQYAEQPVATVEGLAEVRRRTAGLGVPIAADESVRKAADPLAVARAGAADVLVVKAQPLGGISAARRIIAEAGLPCVVSSALDTSVGLGMGAFLAAAAMTPGYAAGLGTAAMFTGDVTDAPLLPVDGAVPVRRVEVARDLLERHAAAPERRTWWMDRLRRTHAVLAAG, encoded by the coding sequence GTGCTCCCCGACCTCGCCGACCTCACCGCCGATGCCCACGTCGTCGCGCTGCCGATGCGCGTCCGGTTCCGCGGCATCACCACGCGCGAGGCCCTCGTGCTGCGCGGTCCGGCCGGCTGGACCGAGTTCTCGCCGTTCGTCGAGTACGACGACGCCGAGGCCGCCGCATGGCTCCGTGCCACCGTCGACTTCGGCTGGACCGAGCACGAACCCGCGGCCGGGACCGTCCCGGTCAACGCGACCGTGCCGGCGGTCTCCCCCGACCAGGTGCCGGACCTGGTGGCGCGCTACCCGGGCTGCACCACGGCGAAGGTCAAGGTCGCCGAGCCGGGGACGACCCTCGAGGACGACGTCGCGCGGGTCGCGGCCGTCCGGCGGGTGATGGGCCCCGACGCCGCGGTCCGGGTCGACGCGAACGGCCTGTGGTCGGTCGAGCAGGCCGTGGCCGCCGTCGAGGCGCTCGCCCCGTACGACCTGCAGTACGCCGAGCAGCCCGTCGCGACGGTCGAGGGGCTGGCCGAGGTCCGTCGGCGCACGGCCGGGCTCGGCGTGCCGATCGCGGCGGACGAGAGCGTCCGGAAGGCCGCCGACCCGCTCGCGGTCGCCCGCGCCGGGGCCGCCGACGTCCTGGTCGTCAAGGCCCAGCCCCTCGGCGGGATCAGCGCGGCACGGCGCATCATCGCGGAGGCCGGACTGCCCTGCGTCGTCTCGAGCGCGCTCGACACGTCGGTCGGACTCGGCATGGGGGCGTTCCTCGCGGCTGCGGCGATGACCCCCGGGTACGCCGCCGGTCTCGGCACCGCCGCCATGTTCACGGGCGACGTGACGGATGCGCCGCTCCTGCCGGTCGACGGCGCCGTCCCCGTTCGTCGGGTCGAGGTGGCACGCGACCTGCTCGAGCGGCACGCCGCGGCACCGGAGCGCCGAACCTGGTGGATGGACCGGCTCCGACGCACGCACGCGGTGCTCGCGGCCGGCTGA
- the ccsB gene encoding c-type cytochrome biogenesis protein CcsB, giving the protein MNDLTTNLATYSVVLTYSAMAVYVIAFISFALDMAKRSGEVTAAAAGRAPAAEPRTVATVQGGTVVLERVDETTDGGRGGRGTKFERVGMAMTVLALVLHVAAVVLRGIAADRVPWGNMFEFSLTGTALITLIFLLVQFWQNLKFLGVFISGLTIILLGIATVNYYVPVRPLVPALESYWLVIHVFVAIAGTGFFALGAGLAVAQLVQTYRQGRPVSKQLRFMETLPDAERLEVLTYRVLLVGFVLWTFTLIAGAIWAERAWGRYWGWDTKEVWTFIIWVLYAGYIHARATRGWRGARSSWLALIGFAAVMFNFSVVNVFFKGLHSYSGL; this is encoded by the coding sequence GTGAACGACTTGACGACGAACCTGGCGACGTACTCCGTCGTGCTGACGTACTCGGCCATGGCGGTCTACGTCATCGCCTTCATCTCGTTCGCGCTGGACATGGCGAAGCGTTCGGGTGAGGTCACCGCCGCGGCGGCCGGCCGTGCGCCCGCCGCCGAGCCCCGGACGGTCGCGACCGTCCAGGGCGGCACGGTCGTGCTGGAACGGGTCGACGAGACCACCGACGGCGGCCGGGGCGGACGCGGCACGAAGTTCGAGCGGGTCGGGATGGCGATGACCGTCCTGGCGCTCGTCCTGCACGTCGCGGCCGTCGTGCTCCGTGGCATCGCGGCCGACCGGGTGCCGTGGGGCAACATGTTCGAGTTCTCCCTGACGGGCACGGCGCTCATCACGCTGATCTTCCTGCTCGTGCAGTTCTGGCAGAACCTGAAGTTCCTCGGCGTCTTCATCAGCGGGCTCACGATCATCCTGCTCGGCATCGCGACGGTGAACTACTACGTCCCGGTCCGGCCGCTCGTGCCCGCGCTCGAGTCGTACTGGCTCGTCATCCACGTGTTCGTGGCGATCGCCGGCACCGGCTTCTTCGCCCTCGGCGCGGGGCTCGCGGTCGCACAGCTCGTGCAGACGTACCGCCAGGGGCGCCCGGTGTCGAAGCAGCTGCGGTTCATGGAGACCCTGCCCGACGCCGAGCGGCTCGAGGTCCTGACCTACCGCGTGCTGCTCGTCGGCTTCGTGCTGTGGACGTTCACGCTCATCGCCGGTGCGATCTGGGCCGAGCGCGCCTGGGGTCGGTACTGGGGGTGGGACACCAAGGAGGTCTGGACCTTCATCATCTGGGTCCTCTACGCCGGGTACATCCACGCGCGGGCGACCCGCGGGTGGCGTGGTGCGCGGTCGTCCTGGCTGGCGCTGATCGGCTTCGCCGCGGTGATGTTCAACTTCTCGGTCGTGAACGTGTTCTTCAAGGGGCTGCACAGCTACTCGGGTCTGTGA